The Streptomyces sp. CC0208 genome window below encodes:
- a CDS encoding phytanoyl-CoA dioxygenase family protein produces the protein MSTTRQLLNSTQVARFVAHGFLRLDGIVPPEMNEEALAVFTAGLPSVPYGTPVPKAFPEGSFARRLVELPAVAGALESLVGPDPTVDHHYVHIREPREGSAQPLHGDAVIDLRPDAFDVQLMYYPQEVTAEMGGTLIVPGSHLRRTNESDTGRYQNLRGQTRLTCPAGTVVLLHHGIWHGGRRNDSDIVRHMYKIRFNPTVPQVRLWDTADLDAPAVREELGRGFPWYEQATGRLEILNRIRLWRALSGDPAFDIEYWATRIANRPAARRSQA, from the coding sequence ATGTCAACCACACGACAGCTGCTGAACTCCACCCAGGTGGCGCGGTTCGTGGCCCACGGCTTTCTGCGCCTGGACGGCATCGTGCCCCCGGAGATGAACGAGGAGGCACTCGCGGTCTTCACCGCCGGGCTGCCCTCCGTGCCGTACGGCACTCCCGTGCCGAAGGCGTTCCCCGAGGGTTCCTTCGCCCGCCGGCTCGTCGAACTGCCCGCCGTCGCGGGGGCGTTGGAGAGTCTGGTGGGCCCGGATCCGACCGTCGACCACCATTACGTGCACATCCGTGAGCCGCGCGAGGGCAGCGCGCAGCCGCTGCACGGGGACGCCGTCATCGATCTGCGGCCCGACGCGTTCGACGTCCAGCTCATGTACTACCCGCAGGAGGTCACCGCCGAGATGGGTGGCACGCTCATCGTGCCCGGCAGCCATCTGCGCCGCACCAACGAGTCCGACACCGGCCGCTACCAGAACCTGCGCGGCCAGACCCGGCTGACCTGCCCGGCCGGCACGGTCGTGCTGCTGCACCACGGGATCTGGCACGGCGGGCGGCGCAACGACAGCGACATCGTCCGCCACATGTACAAGATCCGCTTCAATCCGACCGTGCCCCAGGTGCGGCTGTGGGACACGGCGGACCTGGACGCGCCCGCCGTCCGGGAGGAGCTGGGGCGCGGTTTCCCCTGGTACGAGCAGGCCACCGGTCGACTGGAGATCCTCAACCGGATCAGGCTGTGGCGGGCCCTGTCCGGTGATCCCGCGTTCGACATCGAGTACTGGGCCACCCGTATCGCCAACCGGCCCGCCGCACGAAGGAGCCAGGCGTGA